The Larimichthys crocea isolate SSNF chromosome XII, L_crocea_2.0, whole genome shotgun sequence region CAGGGTCACTCCTCGTCAGCATTCCCTTgtgccctgggcctgaaaacctcctcctcctggtggtccaaaacgcctggGGTAcaaacactcccctggtgctctttgctcacagtccgggcagcacagctaacaaactaagctcacattaactaacagcagctagagTTCACAGCTGTTTACAGACAAAGGCAAAACCAAAGCCAAAAGACATAGGGACATCAAACATGATCGAGGTtcaccaaaataaacaaaataaatgaattggTGCGTGACTGAGTGCCACTACTGACcagattacaagtcagtgtagcatgaaaatgatttaaatcccttgttttatggtagaaaagttatataatgttgctttaaaggttAGTCAACATAATATCAGAACCAGCCTTACTATTACATCCCTGTAGAGGAATAAAAAGAGATCATCAAAAAAGAAGGCTGAAATAAATCTTGAGAATGTAAATCCAGTTTATCAAACTGTAATGccttttaaatggaaaaaaaaagaataaatacatttttaaaaagtactaGTAGATGAgtcttttcttcatttctatTGTAGTAAAACTTGAATTGcgttgtgtgtgtatgtgaatacAAAGTGCACCTGATCTCACCTGTGTGTatagtgtaaacacacagatgttggACAGATAGGGGCCACATGGAGGAGCAGACAAAAGACCCCCATTGAAACTTCAACTCATCTGACAATAATGTATATTATTGTGTACTGTAATAATCCCTTCACATTGTGGGGGTCTCAGTCTCTGGTCAGTGGCTCTAGAAATTCCCCTATGTCACAGATTTGTTAAGATCCGAGGACGCTGTCTCTTTAAAGCGCCGAGGGAGGCGTGTAGGGACGTCGAGGAGTTGCTGCGCTTTGACGGTGTGCGTGCAGTGTCTTATGAATGACAGCCGCTTTTACAGGTTATGTGACATTGTGGAGCTGCAGGGCACCTCAACACCGAAAGTGACTTACGTTAAACTGTCTGGACTCGCGGACGGAGAAGGCAGGTGAAGGTGGTCGCCAGATGAGATGCGCCCCGGCTGCTGGTTTTACGCAGAGGAGATCGAGGCGCACGGTTCTGCTCTCTGAGAGGTTACAGCCTGGTCTCATGTTAGCTCCGTGGCTCTGCGTTGGCTTTAAATTGGCAACCTGTGTGTGAAAACCAGTCCGATCAGCTGAGGAGAGGGCAGATCACAACATTTTTTCTAAATATCTACCTTTACAAGTAGACCTGCTGACTTACCTCCAAAGTTTTCAGGTGACTTTTCCTGCGCATGATGTACACTATTACAAAAGGTCCCAGCAAACTGGTTACCCAGCGACGTACAGGTGAGCTTATACATTTTCAGAGATCCATCTCTTTTTCTAGTGttttaattcaaatcaaatgtaaatgttctctCTTGGTTTTAGGGCCCAGTCAGCAGATTGACAACAAAATAAACGACTTCAAGCACAAGCAAACGTCTTGGAGTATGCCTGAGTAAGTGTGAGACATCTCCTGGTAATgatgtatctgtatgtgtgatGCTTTTTTGAACATCTCTGAAAGTTTTGCAGAGATTAATTGTGTTGGTTAAAGTGTGTGCCAAGCGTCCTGGCAGCAGTTGGCATCATCAGATTGAGACGGGCAACATTTGCAGATCTGATTAAAACACATCTTGACACTGTGGCTCCCCCCACCCCAAGGCTCGGCCTGCCTGCTGGGCTACTTTCATGCCTTTGAGTCAGCCATGACCTTGTGGGGAAGGCAAGGTGGCACATGGTCCTTTCATTCAGCTGTTGCAGTCTCTGACTCCTACACAGCCAACCTCACTTAAGTTTAAGCCTGGAGGCTGACACTTTAAGAAACTTCCTGCattggaaatgaaataaaacttcGTCTGGTTGTgacatgctgtttttcttcttacaCCCATCAGCCTCCCTGCACCCAAGATTGTTTTCAACCGTCCTAATGGTAAGAAGTACCATCACCCTGCTCCGGCTCGCCCCACAGACAACCAGCAGGAAGAGAGCTTCACTGCAGCACACGAGGAAAACGTCAAATTTCTCTATGAGGGtaaggaaatgaatgaatggatggtcTGACTGGAAATACAAGAGgataagaaaaaacaacatgtctcTTTGTCTTACAGTATCCAGACGCTCGTCCCTCACCAGCTGTTTTGTGAATGACATTGTTTTACTATCAagagtttatttaaaaactactaaccagcctcttcctcctccccaccCATCCCAGACCTCACCCACACAGCTGCTCTGACACTGATAGCCATGATAGGCACCTAGCAGAGGAAAAATGCTCTCACACCCACATTAACATGCTTCTTTGACGATCGCCCACCAGCCACTCAGGGAAAGAGTCTTAGAAACAAAGGCCACAAGGAACTTCAGACAGAGTGAAGGGAAAGTGTACACAGTGACCCAGTTTTTACACATTCACAGCCTCATTCGGCCTTCATTTGGTCTGGCTCTTTTCCCTTTCTGTGCTCTGTTAGTTACTGGCATTGAAGCTctaccacagcagcagctcataaACAACTTCAGTGACCTTGTCGTTGAGTGGACAAGGACACAAAGGcaacctccctccctccttccccctgTTCACGGTTGATTCATTCCTTTTTACTCTGAAATACGTCAATACATTATATAAAAAGAGAGTTTTTCTGGAGGCAGCTACCACAGATCAAACCACACATATTACATGTGAGTCGTCCTCATGCTGCTTTATTTGAGAAACAAACGTTTGCCAGGAGTGGCCAGACCTTTGAAGCAGTTGCTCTTGTGAACTTTGCTCATTTGACACCGGGACATTTTTAACTTAAGACAGATAAGAGTGTTTGCTGTTAGATTATTAATGCCATATCTTTAGATTCAGATGATTATTATTCTGATGATTTCATGTTATTACAGTGCAAGCATTAAATCCTGGCTCTGATAGTAATCAGGACATACAGTCAAGGCTGCAGCTAATGCCTATTATTAAGCATTTACAGCAGTTAGGACTTAATTTCTGTCATCTGATTGAATCATTTTAGCTCTATACATTGAAGCTCATAAGTATTAGCAGCACATGTGCCGACTGAGTCCTTGTGTTTTCAGGTTGGCAGGAGGTGGCGCAGCAGGAGCACGGGCCGGAGGAGGCCCCCAGAGCTGTCGACTATAAAGAAACCACTCCCAGCCCAAGCATGGACAGTGAGTactgcttctccttcttctcataGTCCTCCTCACACTACTCTACCCTCTCCAAGCATGTCTTCAAAACATTCATTGTGCATAAGACTGAGCTAAAGATCatgtaaaattattttatatttaagctTGGACAACAAGTGTTACAGATATGTGATTTGgaaattttgattttttcctGAGGTTGTTGTTTGAACATCTTAACATTTTATTAGTTTCTTATAATAGCAGCCCAAAGGCCTGCAGCTACTGTAACCTGGACAGTAGGTTGTGTTGGTTTTTGACAGTCAGCCAACCAAAGATTATTGGACCTGCTTCTGATCCTTCCAGCTGGAAGGAAGCTAGCAGAAGTCACAGGGCAGTCTCTCCTCATAGTCCACTGCTGACACATTTAGAAATACTAATTAAAGGTTTATACTTTATTTCTGCATTAACCAAGCTGATAGGAATAAATGACATGCCTGTGCAGGTAGATGAAGAAGACAGTTTCCATGTGGTCTGCAGTGACCAGCTTTTTTAATATGCAGATAATAATTCATATCTACTGTCAGGAATTCAAGTGTGTAGCCAACATGACAGATCTGTATCCTGCATTTGTGActtcaacataaaaataaaaagaaatcatgattgttttaatttttgcaATTATTTTGAAAGTACATACAGGAGGTATTAGCATGCTATTTTACTTGCATTGCTGTGAGCGTCACAAATATATGAATTGTAGTTCCTCATTGTGACCACTAGAGGGCTGCACGGACTCTGGTGATATCCCGAAAATACTTTGAAAGCTTGTGGTATaaattacggaagccctaaaaggccagacatacaaacattttattccgcccgttttcccgtgataacgagataattaattcgagatcttgagaaaacaaaacgatagtctagtgtattaaatcaagtgcgcccgtattacagaatgtatagcaaatgcatgtagtccataaTACAgagcaaacctattactccactgtaaaatccctttgctccataatttctgacaaaggttgatacacttgatctcaggactggagcGAGGATCAGCCAAAGTctatcaacctttgtcagaaattatggatcaaagagattttacagtagagtaaatattgtacataatgcccttttcaattcaaaataatgaaatttgaggctgaattgctcaaaaatgatacaataaatatgctttatactgagtgagtgaacactcaggatggtcctgagatcaagtgtacaaacctttgtcattATGGAAATTatcgaattaattatcttgttatcacgggaaaacaggtagaataaaatgtatgtatgtatgtatgtatgtatgtatgtatgtatgtatgtatggcttTTTAGGGCTTCCCTAATAAATATCTGTATAATATTGCATTTTAATACACACCAATCACCACTGTTTTTAACTGATACAGCTGTTCGTTTTAAGTTTagatattaattaatttaacgAAGCGTTGCAGTTCCCCGCTGtgtccactagagggcagcGGACGCTCGTCATCGAGAGTAAAGACAGACACAATACCTTTTTAAAGTACTTCCGGTTAaactgccaaaataaaatcatcctGACGCCTGAAAATACTTTGCTCTTTAGTCGTGACAGTTATGGATTAAATACCACATTATACAGATATTTGTACTTAGCCCGACTGTCAAAGGGCGTTTAGTGATCATTTCTATTGGTTTGCTTCTGATTGCTTCAGTTTGGTGACTTTATTGAGAAATTATGGATGGTGCTAACAGGTCTGAAGTTGTTGTGAGCATGCCAACAGGTGCAGCGGTCTCCACACCTGGAAGTTTTTAACTAAAACAGCTGCTAATTAACTCAGTTGTGAACTACATTAATGTTCCCGTTGGTTTTTAATCATactaatacattttaaataaggGATTAATTAGTTATTAATGAGTTTGATGGCCACGAATTTAACGAAGCATTGCAGTTCCCCGCTGtgtccactagagggcagcGAACACTCTCGTCATCAAGAGTAAAGATAGACACAATACCTTTGAAATACTTCCGGttaaactgtcaaaataaaatcaccctACCGGAAGTCTGTATGCTACTTCGCCTGCATTGTTGTTAACTTGATGGAAATACGACTTGCAGTTCCTCGCTGTGTCCACTAGAGGGCGGCACGGACTCACACTTCCCTGATACCTGAAAATACTTTGCTCTTTCGTCGTGACATGGATTAAATACATTATACAGATATTTGTACTTAGCCCGACAGTCAAAGGGCGTAAATGTTGATATAAATTAAGTAGCCACGAATTTAACGAAGCGTTGCAGTTCCCCGCTGTGACCACTGGagggcagaaaacacacagacagtaaagaCTGAGACAATACTTAGGAACACTTCCGGttaaaactttcaaaataaaatattaattaaaaacctTTCTTACTTTGTTTAAGGCATTTCTCGCTCTCTATTTCTACAAATCCTcaattttattaaatatacataaagTTTACAATAAAGAAGGGCCCCTATTGTAATGTATGCAGACATTAATATggggaaaaacattttttttttttttggataaataaaacatgaaatctaCATAATTGACTGCATGTGTTTATTCTCAGTGTGCATGTGACGAAGAGCGTAGATTAGCAACATTTTCTCAATCAATTATTTCTAGGGTGTAATGGCCATTACATCCTCACAATCCAACAGATTTTTAATcgctttctttttgttttcagactttGTGCCCATAGATCTAGATGAATGGTGGGCCAAGCGTTTCTTAGCCAATATAGACAAGTTATCCTGACACTCTTCTGGGACTCCTGGATCTCGACGGACGGTCAGGAGTTGAGACCTGAAGCAGGATAGCGCACAGAGGACGGGAAGCCCGACCAGGTGGAGGTGTGATGGGTTAAAATGCCATGATGTGATTTGAATAGATGGACAGCGCTGGGAcgctaacaaacaaacaaaccacagagaatCACATCACTTGAACTCGACAATCCATCCAACTCTCAGTATTCAGTCTGTGACAGGCTGGACGCTGAGCGAAGACATCTTGAATCTCTCATTTTACTACTTCTCACAACAGAGATGTCATGTTACTTTGAAATGCAgtaaaattgtattttcaaGAAGATCTGTGTTTGcatctttttaaatgtcacaatgGATTATTTACTCACCTCATcggtcacacacacaggacaccaACATCTCTATAAATGCTCAGAGTAATTTGGATTAACTTTATGTCCACTGCCATACTTTAATACAAATGAAACCTGTTTGACCTAACAGTTAAGTTACACTTGCAGTATCTACAATGCACAAATAGTTTTTCAGATACTCAGTTTCTTCTAAACCACAAACATAATACCAATAATGAAATCATGTGGAAaacaatatgaaacattttggagggatcattaaaaaaaaagtggcaaacGTTAACAGCTCTATTCAGCAGTGACCCATGATCAGTCTCTTACTACTTCAAAGCTCGAACACACTTCAGAATAAAACTCCATGCATCGTCATCTGTTATTCCACATGGTATATCAGGAGGATTTTCAAATGTGGTTCTAGATATCTGTATTTCTGCTCTGACAAACTTTCCCCCTGCTttccctcttcatctcctctacATTGTTTGTGGCTGGTTTGCATCAAGTTTATTCAGGATCTAGACAAAATTGAGCTtgacaagtttatttttgtagtACCAGGTCTTGAAAACAAGTCAGCCATAACCTTTCATGGCCACACTCTTTCTGGCACATAACCTCTCAGTGATACCATTTgaaacacagatgaacacagaGCTTAAAGACATAGAAGTGTTTAGAAGCTTCCAGCAGTTCATCTTCACTCCATCTGAGCTTTTTAAGCCTTTCATGTGCTCTCCATAGGCGGGAATGAAGTACTCCAGAGGGGTGATTTAATGGCTTCAGATGAACAAAGGCCTGTCTCTTCAGAAAATGCAGATTTCCATCGTTGTAGTCCCTTCAGCTTCAGTCTACAGGCCACTCGGATCGAAACCGAGTCAGTCTGAAGTGTTCATGTCTGTGAGCGGCTCTCAGTGCTTCTCCAGAGCTTTAGTCAGCAGATCGTTGAGGCGGGAAATCATCGGTCGGGGATCATCGTTCAGGCCAGCTGTGATCATGGCGTTGTCATAGATCtgcaaaataaagataaagagaaataaatgtagaaaaCTGATCAAAAAATGAATGCTTCAAAACGTAAATACAAACTGGTACTCCAATAACAGCTGATACAATTGTAAAAGTCATGTCGAACTGTCTACTCTGAGTTTCCCTTTGTAACACAGAAATACCGTTTTCATTTACAAGTTTATTCCAATCAATCGTTAACTCaatacttttcaaaataaaagcctaaCAGCACCTTCTGAGGCACTGAAATGCTTCTAATGTGAAAAATCTGtacaggaagtgttgagtttcCACTAATTTAACTGATTGGAGGTAAATAAATGAGTAGAAAAGAAACTTTCTGACATGACCGCTGGAATTCTTACTACTACTCTCttaataaaatctaattaaacGTTTTCCAGATGTGATGCACAGTACCTGCTCCAGAAGCAGACCAGCTAATTCATTGTTTGACTGCTTCAGTTCGTGCAACTTCTTGATCAGATCGTGTCTGTCAGATGacgaaaaaacaagaaaagaaccAGATAGTGAGAGctggacacaaacatacatcatTTAAAAGTAATAATCGAATCTAATAAAATACCCTGCATTTATCTCCAGCGTGGGCTGCAGTATCTGAgctctctcctcagctgtgcGGGCCAGCTGCTGGGTGCGGAGGAAGTGGCGTGCAGCGCCCATTTCCAGCACTGTGATCATAGCTGGGTGGGTGTCCAGCCGAGGAGTCAGCTGGGGGACAGATGGGAAAAAATTAGGACGTTTTTCAGGCCAGTTGAACATTAAATGAGACCATCATTAAATCCTCTgatatgaaaaagaaatcatcgCAGAAGGATTTAAATTCATGACTGAACTGATGAGGAAGACACATCTGAGGCCTCGAGTAGAGTCTTATTTTTACCTTTATGTTGGTGACTCGGGGCCCCAAAGAGTTCTTCATCCAGGATATCAGGTCGTCGGCCTGCTCCTGCGTCAGACgctcagaggctgcagaggaggaaagaaaaacaggagtCAGTACTACAGACGGGACAGTGACACTTATCCTGCTACACTGCTGGAAACATGAGCGGAACAGACCGGGCTTGGTTTCTTCAAACTTCTCCTCCTTGTAGTGATCAACTACGATGTCGGTCTCGGCTGAGatcatcttcttcttgtcaAACTCCCGGAGGTGGAGCAGGGTCAGCTCATCGAACTGCTCGTAGCAGAACAGCACCTGCACATACAGGAGAGACGCACGTGACCTTTCCACTGAGGTTTTCATCCATATTGTCAAGTTTTTAAATCAGCATTTCagttgtatttcttttattgtcaCCTGACAAGGGCAACTGACAATTATGTAATAACTAAATGTGTTAAAACAATTCTAAAAGTAAAGACAGTGTGTTAAAGTTCAAGTCTCAAAGTGACTCAGATTTTTCCCAAATGCAATGTTTCTAAAATGCTAATGAATATTCATTCAGTAGCGGCGCATGAATACAGGTCGATTTCAgagatgctgaaaaaaaaattctcgGGGAAACACTGCAAATGACTTTTTAGAGTTGTATAAACTATTCTGATTACAtgaattttatatttacatacttCAAATTcgcaaatcaataaaaaaaacaaaagatcagGGGAGCCTGTAGCCTGTTAGGTGTGTTTAGGCTGGTTTGTAAACTGTTATCTGAACTCTGATGAGGACTAAACAACTAGATCAAAACTGAAAAGGTGGATCTAAATCCATTTCTCATCAGACTTTGATGCTGTTCTTTGGTGGAGAGAAAGCAAAGCAGACAAACCAGAGAAATGTGTACACgtgaatttaaaatataaactattAAATCCCATCATGGGAactgttgcagaaaaaaaaaaacgtgtatATTTATGCAAGATTAGTCGGTAACTGTAGTGATACAAATGCAAGGTTTGACTTGTCGGCACAAATTCGTTTCAATAATTCCCTCTCACCTCCatgtctttctgtttcatggCCTCATAGTAAGGGGAGTGCTCTGCAAGATGGCGGTTGGGGGCACACAGGTAGTAGATGTTGCGTGTGCCAGCCTTCATTCGAGAGGCGTACTCCATCAGATTGGTCTGCTGGCCCGCCGGCAGAGCAGAGGACTCGAACCTCAACAGTTTTGCAATATCCTCCTGTACAGAGACAGCATGGAAGGTTACATCACAGAAAAAATTTCTTGTGTAAACACCAAATGTTCTGACATGTGTGGCAAGAGAAAAATCACCTTGACATCCTGCTCCTGGGTGGTGACGATGCCCTCCCTCATGAAGAGGCCGTAGTCCTCAAAGAACTTGTTGTACTTCTCAGGATCCTTCTTGCTCTGGTCCAGCAGGAAGCGGATTACTCTCTGCTGCAAAACATCACGGAGCTTCCTGAAGCCAGAGGTGATGATGGTGCAAACATTAATCAGTGGATTATTACTGGAACACAAGCAGAAAGTGGAGAAATGCATCGTGAATATATGAGTAAATATTTAGGCGGTTCTGTACCTGATGAGCGCgctctcctgcagcagctctctgctcaGATTCAGAGGGATGTCCTCACTGTCCACCACACCTGTAGACACACAATGTTTAGCTCAgcgctgaaaataaaaatcacttttttaataataatcaataagaTTATGCATCCGGATAATCCAGACCTCGCAGGAAGCGCAACCACTTGGGTAGAATATCGGTTGCTTTGGTCTGGATCAGGACTTTCCTGCTGTACAGAGCCACACTGGAGCCCATCTCCCTGCTCACGTCAAACATGCTCGGCTTCTGTTGACAAATCAAGCTttcttaataaaaaacataacttaACGTAAATAATCTTTACAAGACAATTACATGATCGTTATATAGGTTGATTATTTTTGATgagcagaaataaagagaaagtgGCTGGTGAGGTTTTCGCTCAGCTAGAcagttaaaataaagtttaaaagtgtcaacactgagtgtgtgtgtgtatgaaaacaCATAACACCTAAACCAAAAGCACTCAGCTCCTCACCGTGTCAGGGACATAAAAGATGCTTCGGATGTTGAGCGGGGCGTCGGCGCGGTAGTGCAGCGTGTAGCGGGGGTGGTCGTAGGACTGGGCGATGTAACGGTAGAACTCCTCGTGCTGCCAGTCACTAATCTCTTTAGGCTCCATCATCCACAAGGCCTTATGGGAGACATAGgtcaaacaacaataataaaagaaatcctaCATATAATTCACAATAGGGGACGCAATGGTTACGTGTTTATTCCCCTTTAGGACGTCCACCTCTGTTACATTAGAGGCTCACCTGCAGGGTGTTGAGCCTCCGTCCGTTCAGGAAGATGGGGAAGCTGACAAAGTTGCTGTACTTTGTTACGACCTCTGAAAGAGATACAATAAGCTTGTAATCGCATGCAGTGACACACTAACGTGTTTTATAGCTGCAGTAACAGTTACAGCCGCTGAAGTGGCTCCAGCGGTTCTACCTTTAACTCTGTCCTCGGAGGAAAACTCCTTGCAGTCGTCTTTGAGGTGCAGCACGATCTTTGTTCCCTGTTGAACGCCACTGGCCTCAGCGATCTCAAACACTCCAGAGCTGAGGAAGACAACGACAGATTTTTAGTCCTTTCACAGATGTGTGTATCTTTGTTGAGGAGATTTCTCTTTCACCACTCTGGAGgttgaaataaaacactttgtttactCGCTTTCATCCCCATCCCTCACCCCTCACCCATCTGAGGACCACTTGTATCCAGGTACGCCGGGCTCTGCAGACTGGGAGTAGACGTCAACCTTGTCGGCCACCATGAACGCAGAGTAGAACCCAACCCCGAACTGACCAATGATGGTGCTGCTAGCCTCCGTCTGGTTCTGCAGGGCGTCCAAAAATGCCTGCGGTGTGCAGAGGAGATGATTGTTATGacacacattacaaacagaagtgttatatttatagatatgaatggattatttatttatactagTTCTACAACAGTCACCTTTGAGCCTGAGCGGGCGATAGTCCCCAGGTTGGCCACCAGCTCCTCTTGGTTCATCCCGACTCCGGTGTCCTGTTAGAGACAGAACCGGACCGTCATCATAGCTTGTTGTATAATATTCATCCACCAGGTGGCAATAT contains the following coding sequences:
- the LOC104925704 gene encoding MAPK regulated corepressor interacting protein 2; translated protein: MMYTITKGPSKLVTQRRTGPSQQIDNKINDFKHKQTSWSMPDLPAPKIVFNRPNGKKYHHPAPARPTDNQQEESFTAAHEENVKFLYEGWQEVAQQEHGPEEAPRAVDYKETTPSPSMDNFVPIDLDEWWAKRFLANIDKLS
- the trap1 gene encoding heat shock protein 75 kDa, mitochondrial translates to MSRCLALARFALGTNSRLTLCARGLSRCTVSRSVAAGLQVGQQQRWSSQPRVWSSQRPCLGFSQQSYYSTQEAEKEPEEEPLHTIISDTESVQGSFSKHEFQAETKKLLDIVARSLYSEKEVFIRELISNGSDALEKLRHSLITAGGATAPMEIHLQTDGAKGIFTIQDTGVGMNQEELVANLGTIARSGSKAFLDALQNQTEASSTIIGQFGVGFYSAFMVADKVDVYSQSAEPGVPGYKWSSDGSGVFEIAEASGVQQGTKIVLHLKDDCKEFSSEDRVKEVVTKYSNFVSFPIFLNGRRLNTLQALWMMEPKEISDWQHEEFYRYIAQSYDHPRYTLHYRADAPLNIRSIFYVPDTKPSMFDVSREMGSSVALYSRKVLIQTKATDILPKWLRFLRGVVDSEDIPLNLSRELLQESALIRKLRDVLQQRVIRFLLDQSKKDPEKYNKFFEDYGLFMREGIVTTQEQDVKEDIAKLLRFESSALPAGQQTNLMEYASRMKAGTRNIYYLCAPNRHLAEHSPYYEAMKQKDMEVLFCYEQFDELTLLHLREFDKKKMISAETDIVVDHYKEEKFEETKPASERLTQEQADDLISWMKNSLGPRVTNIKLTPRLDTHPAMITVLEMGAARHFLRTQQLARTAEERAQILQPTLEINAGHDLIKKLHELKQSNNELAGLLLEQIYDNAMITAGLNDDPRPMISRLNDLLTKALEKH